A genomic region of Dactylococcopsis salina PCC 8305 contains the following coding sequences:
- a CDS encoding peroxiredoxin, with product MSVAVQQTVPDVVFRTRVRDESVGGENPFRWQDRTTADIFGGKRVVLFALPGAFTPTCSSTHLPRYEELYDEIRAQGVDEVICLSVNDAFVMFQWAKKQGVEKVFMLPDGNADFTRKMGMLVEKDNLGFGMRSWRYSMVVNDRQIEKMFIEPDYQDNCPTDPFEVSDADTMLAYLKGAKS from the coding sequence ATGAGTGTAGCGGTTCAACAAACAGTTCCTGATGTTGTTTTTCGTACCCGTGTTCGTGATGAGTCAGTGGGAGGAGAAAATCCGTTCCGTTGGCAAGATCGCACGACAGCAGATATTTTCGGCGGTAAACGAGTGGTTTTATTTGCGCTTCCTGGTGCATTTACTCCCACTTGTTCCTCAACGCATTTGCCCCGTTACGAAGAATTATATGATGAAATCCGCGCTCAAGGCGTTGACGAAGTAATCTGTCTCTCTGTGAATGATGCTTTCGTTATGTTCCAATGGGCGAAAAAACAGGGAGTGGAAAAAGTATTTATGCTTCCCGATGGCAATGCTGACTTCACCCGTAAAATGGGAATGTTGGTGGAGAAAGATAACCTCGGCTTCGGAATGCGTTCTTGGCGTTATTCGATGGTAGTCAACGATCGTCAAATTGAAAAGATGTTTATTGAACCTGACTATCAAGATAATTGTCCCACAGACCCGTTTGAGGTTTCTGATGCTGATAC
- a CDS encoding Uma2 family endonuclease produces the protein MDQITVSVGKKVLFKEVSWKTLETILEETDRENHSSRLAYNQGRLEIVTPLPEPEINKNFITNFIEILLEELDREFYPLGSTTFKNELMQQGIEPDNCFYIENEALIRGKERIDLTVDPPPDLALEIEITSRSYPEIYAALGVPELWQFRQGNLQISILEQGKYQISTRSSIFPQFPLTKAIPEFLQQCKTQGRNQTMKAFRQWVREKQ, from the coding sequence ATGGATCAAATCACGGTTTCTGTCGGCAAAAAAGTCTTATTTAAGGAAGTCAGTTGGAAAACATTGGAAACAATTTTAGAAGAGACCGATCGAGAAAATCATTCCTCGCGTCTTGCCTATAATCAAGGAAGATTAGAAATTGTGACTCCCCTTCCTGAACCTGAGATCAATAAAAACTTTATTACCAATTTTATAGAAATTCTCTTAGAAGAACTCGATCGAGAATTTTATCCGTTAGGTTCAACGACGTTTAAAAACGAATTAATGCAACAGGGAATCGAACCAGATAATTGTTTTTATATCGAAAATGAAGCCTTAATACGGGGAAAAGAACGCATTGATTTAACTGTTGATCCACCTCCCGATTTAGCCTTAGAAATTGAAATCACTTCACGTAGTTATCCCGAAATTTATGCAGCTTTAGGCGTTCCAGAATTATGGCAGTTTAGACAAGGTAACTTACAGATCAGCATTTTAGAGCAAGGAAAGTATCAAATTTCCACTAGGAGTTCAATTTTTCCGCAGTTTCCCCTAACTAAAGCAATTCCCGAATTTTTGCAACAGTGCAAAACTCAAGGACGTAATCAGACAATGAAAGCATTTCGTCAGTGGGTAAGAGAGAAACAATAA
- the gltX gene encoding glutamate--tRNA ligase, producing the protein MTVRVRIAPSPTGNLHIGTARTAVFNWLFARHEGGTFIIRVEDTDQARSRPEYTQNIKDGLAWLGMQWDEGPYFQSERLHLYKQAVQTLLDQGYAYRCYTTEDELNQLRESQKARNQAPRYDNRHRNLTPEEEKAFEAEGRKPVIRFKIDDNRQIIWNDQIRGTLTWEGSDLGGDMVIARASSREDLGQPLYNLAVVVDDMDMKISHVIRGEDHIANTAKQILLYEALGGSIPEFAHTPLILNEQGQKLSKRDNVTAISDFYKMGFVPEAMANYMTLLGWTPPDSTEELFTLEEAAKHFSLDRVSKSAAKFDWSKLDWINSQYIHKIEPQRLVEMLAPFWQEAGYKVDLENNRPWLEQVSALIAPSLTRLTDAVEQTKVFFQTDIEFKEEAVSQLQQDGVKSVIEKISEAIKQQDQFTEEEAKQLIKTVTKEQGVKKGLVMKSLRAALTGDVKGHDLMQSWLLLNQKGLDRVRLEKALATINN; encoded by the coding sequence GTGACAGTAAGAGTGCGAATTGCACCGAGTCCAACCGGAAATCTACATATTGGAACCGCCCGCACGGCGGTCTTTAATTGGCTATTTGCGCGCCATGAAGGGGGGACATTTATCATTCGAGTGGAGGATACCGACCAAGCTCGATCGCGCCCCGAATATACCCAGAATATCAAAGATGGTCTAGCTTGGCTGGGAATGCAATGGGATGAGGGCCCCTATTTTCAAAGTGAACGGCTACATCTCTACAAACAAGCCGTACAAACTCTTTTAGATCAAGGATATGCTTATCGGTGTTACACCACCGAAGACGAATTAAACCAGTTACGAGAATCACAAAAAGCACGTAATCAAGCACCGCGTTACGACAATCGCCATCGTAATCTCACTCCCGAAGAAGAAAAAGCCTTTGAAGCGGAAGGGAGAAAGCCCGTCATTCGCTTTAAAATTGACGATAATCGCCAAATCATCTGGAACGATCAGATTCGGGGAACACTAACTTGGGAAGGAAGCGATCTCGGCGGTGATATGGTGATCGCAAGGGCGAGTAGTCGCGAAGATTTAGGACAACCGTTATACAATCTGGCGGTGGTAGTAGATGATATGGACATGAAGATTAGCCATGTGATTCGCGGTGAAGATCATATCGCCAATACTGCCAAGCAAATTTTACTTTATGAAGCCCTCGGTGGTAGCATTCCAGAATTTGCACACACGCCCTTGATTTTGAACGAACAAGGACAAAAACTTTCCAAACGCGACAACGTTACTGCCATTTCTGATTTCTATAAAATGGGATTTGTTCCCGAAGCAATGGCAAATTATATGACGTTGCTTGGTTGGACTCCTCCCGATTCTACGGAAGAATTATTTACCCTAGAAGAAGCGGCTAAACACTTCAGCCTCGATCGAGTCAGTAAATCCGCCGCCAAATTTGACTGGTCAAAACTGGATTGGATTAACAGCCAGTATATCCATAAAATTGAACCCCAGCGCTTAGTGGAAATGTTAGCACCCTTTTGGCAAGAAGCAGGATATAAGGTTGATTTAGAAAATAATCGTCCTTGGTTAGAACAAGTCAGCGCTTTAATTGCCCCTAGTTTAACTCGTCTCACGGACGCGGTAGAACAAACCAAAGTCTTCTTCCAAACGGATATAGAATTTAAAGAGGAAGCGGTTTCTCAACTCCAACAAGACGGAGTAAAATCCGTGATTGAAAAGATTTCTGAAGCGATAAAACAGCAAGATCAATTCACCGAAGAAGAAGCGAAACAACTGATTAAAACTGTTACCAAAGAACAGGGAGTGAAAAAAGGTTTAGTGATGAAGTCTCTACGGGCTGCGTTAACTGGAGATGTAAAAGGACATGATCTCATGCAGTCTTGGTTATTATTAAATCAAAAAGGACTCGATCGAGTGCGTTTAGAAAAAGCCTTAGCAACGATTAACAATTAA
- a CDS encoding J domain-containing protein yields the protein MLHRDHYQILGLTPDATQKEIKEAYRRLAKEFHPDRSEDQEAHEKIISINAAYEVLGNPTLKASYDRAFCQKRTQRNAKAQRQYQRQRQKQRHSEDQITHWLKYVYQPIIKQVEEIVFPLDTQIDFLAGDPFDDELLQTFQSYLENCRHLVQQAKQSLRSQPNPSSLAGTAANLYYCLNQLDDGIEELAYFPFNFDESHLHTGKELFRIATGLQEEAEATVNYNHL from the coding sequence ATGCTTCACCGCGACCACTACCAAATTCTTGGTTTAACCCCAGACGCAACGCAAAAAGAAATTAAAGAAGCCTATCGTCGTTTAGCAAAGGAATTTCATCCCGATCGAAGCGAGGATCAGGAAGCCCACGAGAAAATTATATCAATCAATGCTGCTTACGAAGTGCTAGGGAATCCCACCCTAAAAGCCTCTTATGATCGGGCTTTTTGCCAAAAACGAACCCAACGCAACGCCAAGGCACAACGACAATATCAACGCCAACGACAAAAGCAACGCCACAGCGAAGATCAAATTACTCACTGGTTAAAATACGTTTATCAACCGATTATCAAACAAGTCGAGGAAATTGTTTTTCCCCTTGATACTCAAATTGATTTCCTCGCGGGTGATCCCTTTGATGACGAGTTACTCCAAACCTTTCAAAGTTATCTCGAAAACTGTCGTCACTTAGTCCAACAAGCGAAACAGTCGCTTCGATCGCAACCGAACCCTTCTAGTTTAGCTGGAACCGCAGCGAATCTATACTATTGTCTCAATCAACTGGATGACGGAATCGAAGAATTAGCTTATTTCCCCTTCAATTTTGATGAAAGCCATCTTCACACAGGAAAAGAATTATTCCGCATCGCCACAGGATTACAAGAGGAAGCAGAAGCAACAGTTAACTATAATCACCTGTAA
- a CDS encoding low molecular weight protein-tyrosine-phosphatase — translation MYKLLFVCLGNICRSPSAENIMRYLIEKEGLSDQIVCDSAGTASYHLGEPPDQRMKAAAEKRGIKLEGKARQFQPSDFEKYDLILAMDRDNYWSLVSLDPEKKYREKIKMMCNYAKSYPDQEVPDPYYGGTEGFNHVIDLLLDACSELLESIKKD, via the coding sequence ATGTATAAATTGCTTTTTGTCTGTTTAGGAAATATCTGTCGTTCTCCTTCTGCAGAAAATATCATGCGTTATTTGATTGAAAAAGAAGGATTAAGTGATCAAATTGTTTGTGATTCAGCAGGAACCGCCAGTTATCATTTAGGTGAACCGCCCGATCAACGAATGAAAGCCGCAGCGGAAAAAAGAGGAATCAAATTAGAAGGAAAAGCCCGTCAATTTCAGCCCAGTGACTTTGAGAAATACGACTTAATTTTAGCAATGGATCGAGATAATTATTGGTCATTAGTTTCCCTTGATCCTGAAAAAAAATATCGGGAAAAAATCAAAATGATGTGCAATTACGCGAAATCCTATCCCGATCAAGAAGTTCCTGATCCCTACTATGGCGGTACAGAAGGCTTTAATCATGTTATCGATCTCCTTCTCGATGCTTGTAGCGAATTATTAGAAAGCATCAAAAAAGACTAA
- a CDS encoding DUF2808 domain-containing protein codes for MKKLLSSIMLAGGLLTVVPALEVFAQSGGNSGITIFSGVEQENLLDYRLDFGGESGRWDRYRLRIPSKKLPFGASQFYVTYPDYYKGRFDTDRIEVRIDGEPQPLSDVTWNQEEGLISMDLEEPIEPDTKVELVFSNVKNPRPGGTFYFNAQVDVPNDVAIRRYVGTWIIDID; via the coding sequence ATGAAGAAATTATTATCATCAATTATGTTAGCAGGAGGATTATTAACAGTCGTTCCTGCTTTAGAAGTTTTCGCTCAATCTGGGGGAAATTCTGGTATAACAATTTTTAGTGGAGTCGAACAGGAAAATCTCCTTGATTATCGTTTAGACTTTGGCGGCGAATCAGGGCGTTGGGATCGCTATCGTCTTCGCATTCCTAGCAAGAAACTTCCCTTTGGCGCTTCTCAGTTTTACGTGACTTATCCCGATTATTACAAGGGGCGATTTGATACCGATCGAATCGAAGTCAGAATTGATGGTGAACCTCAGCCTTTAAGTGATGTGACTTGGAATCAGGAAGAAGGCTTGATTTCGATGGATTTAGAAGAACCGATCGAGCCTGATACTAAGGTAGAATTAGTGTTTTCTAATGTCAAAAATCCTCGCCCAGGTGGAACATTTTATTTTAATGCTCAAGTGGATGTTCCCAATGATGTAGCGATTCGACGATATGTCGGAACTTGGATTATTGATATTGATTAA
- the glnA gene encoding type I glutamate--ammonia ligase produces the protein MPETGAEVLRMIQDEDIKIIDLKFIDLPGIWQHLSIYRSELDEDSFTDGVPFDGSSIRGWKSINESDMMMVPDPTTAWIDPFMKEKTLSMVCSIKEPRTGEFYDRDPRTIAQKAIDYLISTGIGDTAFFGPEAEFFVFDDVRFDQTYNEGYYHVDSVEGRWNSGREEAGGNLGYKPRYKEGYFPVPPTDTLQDMRTEMLLTMADCGVPIEKHHHEVASGGQGELGFRFGTLVKAADDLMTYKYVIKNVAKKYGRTVTFMPKPIFNDNGSGMHVHQSIWKDGQPTFWGEDGYANLSETARHYIGGILRHAPALLAFTNPSTNSYKRLVPGFEAPVNLVYSQGNRSASVRIPLTGTNPKAKRLEFRCPDATCNPYLAFAAMLCAGIDGIKNKIEPGEPLDVDIYDLSPEELSKIPSTPGSLEAALECLENDHQFLIDGGVFTQGFIYNWIEYKLDNEVNPLRLRPHPYEFALYYDA, from the coding sequence ATGCCCGAAACTGGTGCTGAAGTCCTGCGGATGATTCAGGATGAAGATATTAAAATCATCGATCTCAAATTTATTGACTTGCCTGGGATTTGGCAACACCTTTCCATTTATCGCAGCGAACTCGACGAAGATTCTTTTACCGATGGTGTTCCCTTCGACGGTTCAAGTATTCGAGGCTGGAAATCAATTAACGAGTCAGACATGATGATGGTTCCCGATCCGACGACCGCTTGGATCGACCCATTTATGAAGGAAAAAACCCTCAGTATGGTCTGCTCTATTAAAGAACCCCGTACTGGTGAATTTTACGATCGCGATCCGCGCACGATCGCCCAGAAAGCGATTGATTATCTGATTTCCACTGGTATTGGTGACACCGCATTCTTCGGACCAGAAGCTGAGTTTTTCGTCTTTGATGATGTTCGCTTTGATCAAACCTATAACGAAGGATATTACCACGTTGATAGCGTCGAAGGACGTTGGAACTCAGGAAGAGAAGAAGCTGGCGGCAACCTCGGTTATAAACCCCGTTATAAAGAGGGTTATTTCCCCGTTCCTCCCACCGATACGTTACAAGATATGCGGACGGAAATGCTCTTAACCATGGCAGACTGTGGCGTTCCCATTGAAAAACATCACCACGAGGTCGCAAGTGGTGGACAAGGAGAATTAGGCTTCCGCTTTGGGACATTAGTGAAAGCGGCGGATGATTTGATGACCTATAAGTATGTGATTAAAAACGTGGCGAAGAAATATGGGCGTACTGTCACCTTTATGCCGAAGCCCATTTTTAACGATAATGGTTCTGGAATGCACGTTCACCAATCAATCTGGAAAGATGGACAGCCGACTTTCTGGGGAGAAGATGGTTATGCTAATTTAAGTGAAACCGCTCGTCATTATATCGGTGGTATCTTGCGACACGCTCCCGCTTTACTGGCGTTTACAAACCCTTCTACTAATTCCTACAAGCGTTTAGTGCCCGGTTTTGAAGCCCCAGTTAACTTGGTCTATTCCCAAGGGAATCGATCGGCCTCGGTGCGGATTCCTCTGACGGGTACGAACCCGAAAGCGAAACGTTTAGAGTTCCGTTGTCCTGATGCCACTTGCAATCCTTATCTGGCTTTTGCGGCGATGTTATGTGCTGGGATTGATGGGATTAAAAACAAAATTGAACCAGGTGAACCTTTGGATGTGGATATCTATGATCTCTCTCCTGAAGAGTTGAGCAAAATTCCTTCCACTCCAGGTTCTTTAGAGGCCGCGTTAGAGTGTTTGGAAAATGACCATCAATTCTTAATTGATGGCGGTGTGTTCACGCAAGGGTTTATTTACAACTGGATTGAGTACAAGTTAGACAATGAGGTGAATCCTCTGCGTTTACGTCCTCATCCCTACGAGTTTGCGCTTTACTATGATGCTTAA
- the chrA gene encoding chromate efflux transporter, protein MSGTSSQRLLEIAQVFFKLGVIGFGGPAAHIAMMEEEVVTRREWIDRSRFLDLIGATNLIPGPNSTEMAIHLGYIQGGFFGLIIAGVCFLFPAVLITGIFAWIYVSYGDLPQIAPLFYGIKPAVLAVILGALWKLGKKAIKGYQFVLIGFGVAVLLLLGINEVIALLIGGFVGMLLLQKVLPKETAEGLIGVLSFGTILKAVAATTAKTIPPLWKLGLFFLKVGSILFGSGYVLIAFIEGELVNQNGWLTQQQLLDAIAIGQFTPGPVLSTSTFIGYVVAGIPGAIVATLGIFFPSFIFVLILNPLIPKLRNSAWTSAFLDAVNVSAVGLMAVLTLQLAYSLFLQPLDYIAILIFILGAIALFRFKLSPLWLVFGGAILGLIFNLLNLL, encoded by the coding sequence ATGAGTGGAACATCCTCGCAACGGTTATTAGAAATTGCTCAAGTTTTCTTCAAACTAGGAGTAATTGGTTTTGGTGGCCCAGCAGCCCATATTGCCATGATGGAAGAGGAAGTCGTTACTCGTAGGGAATGGATCGATCGATCGCGCTTTTTAGATTTAATTGGCGCAACTAACCTCATTCCCGGTCCTAATTCGACAGAAATGGCGATTCATTTAGGTTATATTCAGGGCGGTTTCTTTGGTTTAATTATCGCTGGTGTTTGTTTCTTATTTCCTGCTGTTTTAATCACAGGAATTTTTGCTTGGATTTACGTTTCTTATGGAGATTTACCACAAATTGCACCGTTATTTTATGGCATTAAGCCAGCGGTTTTAGCGGTTATTTTGGGTGCTTTATGGAAACTGGGCAAAAAAGCAATTAAGGGTTATCAATTTGTTCTTATTGGCTTCGGGGTTGCAGTCTTATTATTACTTGGTATTAACGAAGTTATTGCGTTATTAATTGGCGGTTTTGTGGGAATGCTTTTATTACAAAAAGTGCTTCCGAAAGAGACAGCAGAAGGGTTAATTGGAGTGTTGAGTTTCGGGACAATATTAAAAGCCGTAGCCGCAACAACTGCTAAAACTATTCCTCCTTTATGGAAGTTAGGATTATTTTTCTTAAAAGTGGGTTCGATCCTCTTTGGTAGCGGTTATGTATTAATCGCTTTTATTGAAGGAGAATTAGTCAATCAAAATGGCTGGTTAACCCAACAGCAGTTATTAGATGCGATCGCGATCGGACAATTTACCCCAGGTCCAGTTTTATCAACTTCTACATTTATCGGTTATGTGGTCGCAGGGATTCCTGGGGCAATTGTAGCAACATTGGGCATCTTTTTTCCCTCTTTTATCTTTGTTTTAATCTTAAATCCGTTAATTCCTAAATTGCGAAATTCTGCTTGGACAAGTGCGTTTTTAGATGCGGTGAATGTTAGTGCTGTGGGCTTAATGGCAGTTCTCACCTTACAACTTGCTTATAGCCTATTTTTACAGCCATTAGATTACATTGCCATTTTAATTTTTATTCTCGGCGCGATCGCGCTTTTTCGATTTAAACTCAGTCCTTTGTGGCTAGTTTTTGGCGGTGCAATTTTAGGACTAATTTTTAACTTACTCAACTTACTTTAA